In the genome of Verrucomicrobiia bacterium, one region contains:
- a CDS encoding proline--tRNA ligase, which produces MRWTQSLIPTLKEAPADAEIPSHRLLLRAGLCRKVTGGLYTFCPLGLRVLRKIEGLVREEMDRAGALEVLMPALQPPELWQRSGRYETAGDVLYKARDRAQKEWVLSPTAEEVITTLAAGEVNSYRQLPLNFYQISVKFRDEIRPRFGLMRAKEFIMKDAYSFDVSDEAAMASYRRMYEAYTRIFARCGLRAVAVEADTGVIGGNYSHEFMVPAETGENEVVYCESGEYAANLEKAVSRGPALPTPTASTGTATEQFATPGVVTIEGLTAAPYHVEAHAQIKTLVHVAQGAPVLVLVRGDDTLNEAKLAGALGTTVFRPATSDEIHAALGAHPGSLGAVTSTLTRSQPRVLADEQLRGACGMTTGANEDGFHLRHVDVERDLRVDVWADLRTVRAGEACVRTGQPLKLQRAIEVGHVFKLGTRYSEALESSFLDAEGRRQPTVMGCYGIGVTRTLQAIIEQSHDRDGIVWPMSVAPYEVLLTPLGAAGSITMTVAEELYRDLTAAGIEVLLDDRDERPGVKFKDADLIGIPLRVGIGEKSLAKGEIELKPRGGAMEAVKREEAVARIVAHVRETLARLKPEP; this is translated from the coding sequence ATGCGTTGGACACAGTCGTTGATTCCCACCCTCAAGGAGGCGCCGGCGGACGCGGAGATTCCGTCGCACCGGCTGCTGCTGCGGGCGGGGTTGTGCCGCAAGGTGACCGGGGGGCTCTACACCTTCTGCCCGTTGGGCCTGCGGGTGCTGCGCAAGATCGAGGGCCTGGTGCGGGAGGAGATGGACCGGGCCGGAGCGCTCGAAGTGCTGATGCCCGCCCTGCAGCCGCCAGAATTGTGGCAGCGCTCGGGCCGGTACGAGACCGCTGGCGATGTCCTGTACAAGGCGCGGGACCGGGCGCAGAAGGAATGGGTGCTCAGCCCCACAGCCGAGGAGGTGATCACCACCTTGGCGGCGGGGGAGGTGAATTCCTACCGGCAACTGCCGCTGAACTTCTACCAGATCAGCGTGAAGTTCCGGGACGAGATCCGGCCCCGCTTCGGGCTCATGCGGGCGAAGGAGTTCATCATGAAGGATGCCTACTCGTTCGATGTGAGCGACGAGGCGGCGATGGCCAGTTACCGGCGGATGTATGAGGCCTACACCCGGATCTTTGCACGCTGCGGTCTCCGGGCCGTGGCGGTGGAGGCGGACACCGGCGTGATCGGGGGGAACTACTCGCACGAGTTCATGGTCCCGGCCGAGACGGGCGAGAATGAGGTGGTGTACTGCGAATCGGGGGAGTACGCGGCCAACCTCGAGAAGGCCGTCAGCCGCGGCCCGGCCCTGCCGACGCCGACCGCTTCGACCGGGACCGCAACGGAACAGTTCGCGACGCCCGGGGTGGTGACCATCGAGGGATTGACGGCAGCCCCCTACCACGTCGAGGCGCACGCCCAGATCAAGACACTGGTCCATGTGGCGCAGGGTGCGCCGGTGCTGGTGCTGGTCCGTGGTGACGACACCTTGAACGAGGCGAAGCTGGCCGGGGCCTTGGGAACCACGGTGTTCCGTCCGGCCACCTCGGACGAGATCCACGCGGCGCTGGGGGCGCATCCGGGAAGCCTGGGGGCGGTGACATCCACCCTGACACGGTCGCAGCCACGGGTGTTGGCGGACGAGCAGTTGCGCGGCGCCTGCGGCATGACCACGGGGGCGAACGAGGATGGTTTCCACCTGCGCCACGTGGATGTGGAACGGGATCTCCGGGTGGACGTCTGGGCGGATTTGCGCACCGTGCGTGCCGGGGAGGCGTGCGTGCGGACGGGGCAGCCGCTGAAGCTCCAGCGGGCGATCGAAGTGGGCCATGTGTTCAAGCTGGGGACCCGGTACAGCGAGGCGCTGGAATCGTCGTTCCTCGACGCCGAGGGGAGGCGTCAGCCGACGGTCATGGGATGCTACGGGATCGGCGTCACACGGACTCTTCAAGCCATCATCGAGCAGTCGCACGATCGCGACGGGATCGTGTGGCCCATGAGCGTCGCGCCGTACGAGGTGCTTCTGACGCCGCTGGGCGCTGCGGGGAGCATCACCATGACGGTGGCCGAGGAATTGTACCGGGACCTGACCGCGGCCGGGATCGAGGTGTTGCTGGATGACCGGGACGAACGGCCTGGCGTGAAGTTCAAGGACGCGGACCTGATCGGGATCCCGTTGCGGGTGGGCATCGGGGAGAAGTCCCTGGCCAAGGGGGAAATCGAGTTGAAGCCGCGTGGCGGAGCGATGGAGGCGGTGAAGCGGGAGGAGGCCGTGGCGCGGATCGTGGCGCACGTGCGGGAGACGCTGGCCCGTTTGAAGCCTGAGCCCTGA
- a CDS encoding fumarylacetoacetate hydrolase family protein, with product MAAIGRFQRGEEIFYAKVVDGELFKLKGDVFGSPSFEKKATPAKGLKLLTPVAPSKVIAVGLNYADHARESGKELPKEPLFWFKAPTSLIPDGAKIEIPFATHRVDFEAELAVVIGRRVRNVTPAAAARYIFGYTAAQDVSDRTIQNAESQWARAKSFDTFTPLGPYIETKIDPHDLSIQLFQNGQLRQNSNTSQLIFNSYDLVSFISTNMTLLPGDVILTGTPSGVGPIQSGDRLEVRIQNLAPLVNMVK from the coding sequence ATGGCTGCCATCGGACGGTTTCAGCGGGGGGAAGAAATCTTCTACGCCAAGGTGGTGGACGGCGAGCTTTTCAAGCTCAAGGGCGACGTGTTCGGCTCGCCGTCGTTCGAGAAGAAGGCGACCCCGGCGAAGGGGTTGAAGCTGCTGACGCCGGTGGCCCCTTCCAAGGTGATCGCGGTGGGATTGAACTACGCGGACCATGCGCGGGAATCGGGGAAGGAACTGCCGAAGGAGCCGCTGTTCTGGTTCAAGGCGCCGACCTCGCTGATCCCGGACGGTGCCAAGATTGAGATTCCGTTTGCGACCCACCGGGTGGATTTCGAGGCGGAACTGGCGGTGGTGATCGGGCGGCGGGTGCGGAATGTGACGCCGGCGGCGGCGGCCCGGTACATTTTCGGGTACACGGCGGCGCAGGATGTGAGCGACCGGACCATTCAAAACGCGGAGAGCCAGTGGGCGCGGGCGAAGTCGTTCGACACGTTCACGCCGCTGGGACCGTACATCGAGACCAAGATCGACCCGCACGATCTTTCCATCCAGCTCTTCCAGAACGGCCAGCTGCGGCAGAACTCGAACACCAGCCAGCTCATCTTCAATTCCTACGATCTCGTGAGTTTCATCTCGACCAACATGACACTGCTGCCCGGGGACGTGATTCTGACGGGGACTCCGAGCGGCGTGGGGCCGATCCAAAGCGGGGACCGGCTCGAGGTGCGGATCCAGAACCTCGCTCCGCTGGTGAACATGGTGAAGTGA
- a CDS encoding RNA polymerase sigma factor RpoD/SigA codes for MKSPSPRGPRHAADRPVEVPKQSGSGKRPSRDATRRGRETAAVGSGKETERASIQGATADGDDGGNGTPAAPRKAVSAGRRDSYDGDTAYRLYLREIGEVALLTPAEEIELAARIKAGDRKARDHMIKANLRLVVKIAHDYERYGLPLLDLINEGNIGLMKAVERFDPAKGGKLSTYAAWWIKQAIKRALANQGKTIRLPVHLVDKIARMRRVSAQLEDLFGREPTDEELGEEMGITAARVAQWRSAAIRPAQLDAPIGDDEANALRDIVADEKQATPYRELEDKTVREMLEKMIVTLDVREQSILRQRFGYDGGEGKTLEEIGVQYGVTRERIRQIEAVALRKLRRMIEKLERSTKAPK; via the coding sequence ATGAAATCGCCAAGTCCCAGGGGTCCGCGACACGCGGCGGATCGTCCCGTTGAAGTCCCGAAGCAGTCTGGTTCGGGGAAGCGTCCCAGCCGGGACGCGACGCGCCGGGGCAGGGAGACGGCCGCGGTGGGATCAGGGAAGGAGACGGAACGTGCGTCGATCCAGGGCGCGACGGCGGACGGCGACGACGGCGGGAACGGGACGCCAGCGGCGCCGAGGAAGGCGGTGTCCGCGGGGCGGCGGGACAGCTACGATGGGGACACGGCGTACCGGCTTTACCTGAGGGAGATTGGTGAGGTGGCATTGCTGACCCCGGCGGAGGAGATCGAACTGGCGGCGCGGATCAAGGCGGGGGATCGCAAGGCGCGGGACCACATGATCAAGGCGAACCTGCGGCTGGTGGTGAAGATCGCCCACGATTACGAGCGGTACGGGCTTCCGCTTCTGGACCTGATCAACGAGGGGAACATCGGGTTGATGAAGGCGGTCGAGCGGTTCGATCCCGCCAAGGGCGGGAAGCTTTCGACCTACGCGGCGTGGTGGATCAAGCAGGCGATCAAGCGGGCCCTGGCCAACCAGGGGAAGACCATCCGGCTGCCGGTGCACCTGGTGGACAAGATTGCCCGGATGCGGCGGGTGTCCGCGCAATTGGAGGATCTTTTCGGACGGGAACCGACCGATGAAGAACTCGGGGAGGAAATGGGGATCACGGCGGCGCGGGTGGCGCAGTGGCGTTCGGCGGCGATCCGCCCGGCGCAACTGGATGCCCCGATCGGCGACGACGAGGCCAATGCGTTGCGGGACATCGTGGCCGACGAGAAGCAGGCCACGCCGTACCGGGAACTGGAGGACAAGACGGTTCGCGAGATGCTGGAGAAGATGATCGTCACCCTGGATGTGCGGGAGCAGAGCATCCTGCGCCAGCGGTTCGGCTACGACGGGGGCGAAGGAAAGACTCTTGAGGAAATCGGGGTTCAGTACGGGGTGACCCGGGAGCGGATCCGGCAGATCGAGGCGGTGGCGCTCCGGAAGCTGCGCCGGATGATCGAGAAACTGGAGCGATCGACCAAGGCCCCAAAGTAG
- a CDS encoding 3-deoxy-D-manno-octulosonic acid transferase — translation MRTLYNLVFVLGFLLSAPFYFFRLWRRGGWADGFRERFGAYSSRTKQALTNRRVVWLHGVSVGEANLAILLVQALERQWPHLKFVVSTTTTTGMGELRRKLPATVEKVYYPIDRRPWVRRAFAILHPSAVVLIEAELWPNFLWHARRRNVPVALVNARISDRSFPRYRRFGFLFRDLFRGLAAVTTQSPRDASRLVQLGCRSESVHPVGSLKFEPPPATQSRPVDVPRILRHAGAPEGAPILLAGSTHEGEEALLAGIFRRLRTRHPTLYLVLVPRHFERSRSIGGQLDRRGVRYMVRSEITFTDAPKPGSADCLLVNSTGELAQFYPHATVVFIGKSLIGRGGQNPIEPAAAGRPIVCGPHMGNFPDILPRFLEAEAIRQVPDPAGLEQTLDELLSDATARETLGRRAREVVSANRGALDRTLAMIGRILEEKGLSDYAATSLPGR, via the coding sequence ATGCGCACCCTCTACAACCTGGTCTTCGTGCTCGGCTTCCTCCTGAGCGCCCCGTTCTATTTCTTTCGCCTCTGGCGCCGGGGCGGATGGGCGGACGGATTCCGGGAACGCTTCGGAGCCTACTCGTCCCGCACCAAGCAGGCCCTCACCAACCGCCGCGTCGTCTGGCTCCATGGAGTCAGTGTCGGCGAGGCCAACCTCGCAATCCTCCTCGTCCAGGCCCTCGAACGCCAGTGGCCCCACCTCAAGTTCGTCGTCTCCACCACCACCACCACCGGCATGGGCGAACTCCGTCGCAAACTCCCCGCCACCGTCGAGAAAGTCTACTACCCCATCGACCGACGGCCCTGGGTCCGACGCGCCTTCGCCATCCTCCACCCGTCCGCCGTCGTTCTCATCGAGGCCGAACTCTGGCCCAACTTCCTCTGGCACGCCCGACGCCGGAACGTCCCCGTCGCCCTCGTCAACGCCCGCATCTCCGACCGTTCGTTCCCCCGCTACCGCCGGTTCGGATTCCTCTTCCGCGACCTCTTCCGCGGCCTCGCCGCCGTCACCACCCAGAGCCCACGCGACGCCTCCCGACTCGTCCAGCTCGGCTGCCGTTCCGAATCCGTCCACCCCGTCGGCAGCCTCAAGTTCGAACCGCCCCCGGCCACCCAGTCCCGCCCGGTCGATGTCCCCCGCATCCTCCGCCACGCCGGCGCCCCCGAAGGCGCCCCCATCCTGCTCGCTGGCAGCACCCACGAAGGCGAGGAGGCCCTCCTGGCCGGGATCTTCCGCCGTCTGCGAACCCGCCATCCCACCCTCTACCTTGTCCTCGTCCCCCGCCACTTCGAGCGGAGCCGCTCCATCGGCGGCCAGCTCGACCGCCGCGGCGTCCGCTACATGGTCCGCAGCGAAATCACCTTCACCGATGCCCCCAAGCCCGGCAGCGCCGACTGCCTCCTCGTCAACAGCACCGGCGAACTCGCCCAGTTCTATCCCCACGCCACCGTCGTCTTCATCGGCAAGAGCCTGATCGGCCGCGGTGGACAAAACCCCATCGAACCCGCCGCCGCCGGACGCCCCATCGTCTGCGGCCCGCACATGGGCAATTTCCCGGACATCCTCCCCCGCTTCCTCGAGGCCGAAGCCATCCGACAGGTCCCCGACCCCGCCGGGCTCGAACAAACCCTCGACGAACTCCTCTCCGATGCCACGGCCCGCGAAACCCTCGGCCGCCGCGCCCGCGAAGTCGTCTCCGCCAACCGCGGCGCCCTCGACCGCACCCTCGCCATGATCGGCCGCATCCTCGAGGAAAAGGGCCTGTCCGATTACGCCGCCACCTCGCTGCCCGGGCGTTGA
- a CDS encoding DUF2179 domain-containing protein translates to MDALLQGSDSWWYTWVVIPIAIMLARMADQSLGTLRVVFVAKGNKYLAPLVGFFESIIWLLAVSQILKHIDNPVCTIAYGTGFALGNYLGMTLEEKISIGRVIVRVVCTRNAEPLIAALREREFGLTVVDGSGSKGSVKMLFSVIDRSDLNDLVALINRWNPNAFYSVEEVKVAREGVFRPGAGRLAMLGLGLRKMK, encoded by the coding sequence ATGGATGCGTTACTTCAAGGAAGCGACTCCTGGTGGTACACCTGGGTTGTCATACCGATCGCGATCATGCTGGCACGCATGGCGGATCAGTCACTGGGAACTCTACGCGTGGTCTTTGTTGCCAAGGGCAACAAGTATCTCGCACCCCTGGTCGGGTTCTTCGAGTCCATCATCTGGCTGCTCGCCGTGAGCCAGATTCTCAAACATATCGACAATCCCGTCTGCACGATCGCCTACGGCACGGGGTTTGCCCTGGGCAATTATCTCGGAATGACTTTGGAGGAAAAAATCTCCATCGGGCGGGTGATTGTCCGCGTTGTCTGCACCCGGAATGCGGAACCGCTCATTGCCGCTCTTCGCGAGCGCGAATTCGGGCTGACCGTGGTGGACGGCAGCGGCAGCAAGGGATCGGTGAAAATGCTGTTCTCCGTCATTGATCGCAGCGACCTCAACGACCTGGTCGCCCTGATCAACCGGTGGAATCCGAACGCCTTCTACTCCGTCGAGGAGGTGAAGGTCGCCCGGGAGGGCGTGTTCCGACCCGGTGCCGGTCGATTGGCCATGCTCGGACTTGGACTGAGAAAGATGAAATAG
- the ilvD gene encoding dihydroxy-acid dehydratase yields the protein MKKKSVRRPKSLERAWSSIVLDGIERAPSRGMLYGTGYQREDFKKSQIGVASTWSMVTPCNMHIDQLAVSVAQGINEAGGKAVVFNTITISDGISMGTEGMKYSMVSREVIADSIETVVGCQGFDGFVTLGGCDKNMPGCVMAMARLNRPSVFVYGGTILPGRHQGEDVDIVSIFEAVGRNAAGVYGPKEVESIAETAIPGAGACGGMYTANTMASAIEALGLSLPNSSAQAALSDDKTRDCERAGAAVLSLLRRGIRPSDILSREAFENAMTLVIALGGSTNAVLHLIAAAHTAGVKLTLDDWTRVGRRVPVLADLKPSGRYVMARLVEIGGTVPLMKMLLDEKLLHGDCLTVTGKTMRENLRGAPRYPKGQDIIRSFDQPIKPTSHLVIFRGNLCPGGAVGKISGKEGLRFEGRAIVFEREEDALRGILDGKVRKGHVIIIRGEGPRGGPGMREMLSPTGAIMGKGLGKDVALITDGRFSGGSHGFVIGHVTPEAFDGGPIAVVRKGDPITIDAESREITLGIPARDLKARLARWKQPRPRYTRGVLAKYAALVSSASEGAVTDGRL from the coding sequence ATGAAGAAGAAGTCCGTCCGCCGCCCGAAGTCCCTCGAACGCGCCTGGTCCTCGATCGTCCTCGACGGCATCGAGCGGGCCCCGAGCCGCGGCATGCTCTACGGCACCGGCTACCAGCGCGAGGACTTCAAGAAATCCCAGATCGGCGTCGCCTCCACCTGGAGCATGGTCACCCCGTGCAACATGCACATCGACCAGCTCGCCGTGAGCGTCGCCCAGGGAATCAATGAGGCCGGCGGCAAGGCGGTGGTCTTCAATACCATCACCATCTCGGACGGCATCTCCATGGGCACCGAGGGGATGAAGTACTCCATGGTCTCCCGCGAGGTCATCGCCGATTCCATCGAGACCGTCGTCGGTTGCCAGGGCTTCGATGGCTTCGTCACGCTCGGAGGCTGCGACAAGAACATGCCCGGCTGCGTCATGGCCATGGCCCGTCTCAACCGGCCCTCGGTCTTCGTGTACGGCGGCACGATCCTCCCGGGCAGACACCAGGGCGAGGATGTGGACATCGTCAGCATCTTCGAGGCGGTCGGCCGCAACGCCGCCGGCGTGTACGGTCCCAAGGAGGTCGAATCCATCGCCGAAACCGCCATCCCGGGCGCGGGCGCCTGCGGCGGCATGTACACCGCCAACACCATGGCCAGCGCCATCGAGGCCCTCGGACTCAGCCTTCCCAATTCCTCCGCCCAGGCCGCCCTCTCCGATGACAAGACCCGCGACTGCGAACGCGCCGGCGCCGCCGTCCTGAGTCTCCTCCGCCGTGGCATCCGCCCCAGCGATATCCTCTCCCGCGAGGCCTTCGAAAACGCCATGACCCTCGTCATCGCCCTCGGTGGCTCCACCAACGCGGTCCTCCACCTCATCGCCGCCGCCCATACCGCCGGCGTCAAGCTCACCCTCGATGACTGGACCCGCGTCGGACGCCGCGTCCCCGTCCTCGCCGACCTCAAACCCTCCGGCCGCTATGTCATGGCCCGCCTCGTCGAGATCGGCGGCACCGTGCCCCTGATGAAGATGCTCCTCGACGAGAAGCTCCTGCACGGCGACTGCCTGACGGTCACCGGCAAGACCATGCGCGAGAATCTCCGCGGCGCGCCGCGGTATCCCAAGGGACAGGACATCATCCGTTCCTTCGACCAGCCCATCAAACCCACCAGCCACCTCGTCATCTTCCGCGGCAACCTCTGCCCCGGCGGCGCCGTGGGGAAGATCAGCGGCAAGGAAGGACTCCGCTTCGAAGGCCGGGCCATCGTCTTCGAACGCGAGGAGGACGCCCTCCGCGGCATCCTCGACGGCAAGGTCCGCAAGGGCCACGTCATCATCATCCGCGGCGAAGGACCCCGGGGCGGTCCCGGCATGCGCGAGATGCTCTCGCCCACCGGCGCCATCATGGGCAAGGGCCTCGGCAAGGACGTCGCCCTCATCACTGACGGCCGGTTCAGCGGCGGCTCCCACGGCTTCGTCATCGGCCACGTCACCCCCGAGGCCTTCGACGGCGGCCCGATCGCCGTGGTCCGGAAGGGCGACCCGATCACCATCGACGCCGAGTCCCGCGAGATCACCCTTGGAATCCCCGCCCGCGATCTCAAGGCCCGCCTCGCCCGCTGGAAGCAGCCGCGTCCCCGCTACACCCGGGGCGTCCTCGCCAAGTACGCCGCCCTGGTCAGTTCGGCCAGCGAAGGCGCGGTGACCGACGGCCGCCTCTGA